One Helianthus annuus cultivar XRQ/B chromosome 7, HanXRQr2.0-SUNRISE, whole genome shotgun sequence genomic region harbors:
- the LOC110936637 gene encoding uncharacterized protein LOC110936637, whose amino-acid sequence MSGEVPAECDRIYQSLLQCHRRVPAGPSREAACRHLNRSLAECMIAFICPEESAAVKTLCANQATAVKRSQCQQAQISLATCISLHQDPS is encoded by the coding sequence ATGTCAGGCGAGGTGCCGGCGGAATGCGATCGGATTTACCAGTCATTGTTGCAGTGCCACCGGCGAGTCCCTGCCGGTCCGTCTCGTGAAGCCGCGTGCCGCCACCTGAACCGTTCTCTGGCCGAATGCATGATCGCCTTCATTTGCCCTGAGGAATCAGCGGCCGTTAAGACCCTTTGTGCCAATCAAGCAACCGCCGTTAAGCGGTCTCAGTGCCAACAAGCCCAGATCTCTCTCGCCACCTGCATCTCTCTCCATCAAGATCCATCTTAA